The Budorcas taxicolor isolate Tak-1 chromosome 2, Takin1.1, whole genome shotgun sequence nucleotide sequence ctggACCAAGCAGCTGTTTACGTTGCCTAAGGATTTGCCTGGCCTCTTTGGAGGCGGCTGGATGGGTGGCTCGGTGTGGGGTAAGGGCTTgagtgccccccacccctgacTAAGCTGTTCCGTCGACCGGTAAAGTCCTGTGCTTTCCTTTCTCCTGAAAGTCACCGCTCAGAAAGGAGGGCCATCCTCATGTTCACGTTGTTACAGACTTAACTTTGTGAGCTCACTTCTAACTGCCCAGTGGATGTAGTGGACAGACTTGTGTGTCCAGTCGGGGTGAACAGCACCTCCAGCCTTCCCGTTGCTCGGGCAGAGATCGTGGCGCCATCCTTTGTGCCTCCCTCCCTCATCAGGCTTGGCCCTTGGTGTGGGGGCACAGGGCTGCCCTgcttcctccccctccttcctgcctcctgccAACCACCCCCTCCACTGCTGGGGTACAGACGCCACTCTTCACTGCCTGGGTGACTGCAGTGGTCCCCTGTCACTGTGTCCATCCTCACCCCTGCTCCTGATTCCCCTCAAGGGAGAGGAATTCTCCCCACAAGGAGATTATCTTGGTCTCCTGCTTAAAGGCCTTGGTGGCTCCCCCGTGGCCACTGGCACAGAGCCCACAGAAGCGGCAGTGCCCGGCTTCCTCCGCCGCGCCTCGCCCCCTTTGCCACACTAGGCTGCTCCCTGGTGACGAGTCGCCTGCCTCAGGGGCGTTGCACCTGCCGTTCTCAGTGCCCGGGTGCCCGTGCCCCCAGATGCCTTGCTCTCACACACACGTCCCCGGCGTCTCCCTGGCCAGCATACATGTACGCCAGCCCCTTGTCCTGCCTTTTCTTCCCAGCACACAGGAAGCAATTCTCATGTAATGAAAAGGTGAGTCACTGAGCACTCTAGCCACTGCTTCGTGCTGaacatcaggggcttccctggaggtttagatggtaaagaatccgcctgcaatgcgggagacctgggttccgtccctgggtggggaacatcccctggaggagggcctggcagcccactccagtatccttgcctggagaatccccaggacagaggagcctagcgggctgcagaccatggggcaCAGAGCGCCtgacacgacttaagcgactcAGCACCTGAGCCTGCTGCAGCCCCCCTCAGTGCCAGTTCTGGGTGCTTATGGCCGTCCCCTGACCCTCTGACCAGAAAAGGGTGTGGTCTTACAGTTACAGGTGCTGAAAGTTCATGTGCCTTTTTGGTGCTCACTTTAAAACAGTGTATGAAGTGGTCCTGCTGTGACTGTGCTGGACCTAAACCTGTAGGGTTAGCAGGGGGAAACTTCTCGTGTCGGGCAGAGGATACCCGGGTCACGTGACAGCAGCATCCTGAGGTTCAGGGGTGCCTCTTCTCAGGCGGGCTCACTGAGGTGAGCTGGATGGGCTCTGGAGAACGGCCAGGGGCCCCAGGAGCGGCTCAAGGGAAGACAGAGGTGCGGATGGAAAGGTGCAGGTGATCCGCTGCAACTTGTTTCATGGAATGGGAGTGAAAAACCGTGGCATTTCTAGATGAATAGTGCGTGTGCGACTTGAAATGTGTATGACTGACTTGACAGCTGTGATTGGTAGGTGTTTGATTGTGTCATTTGTACTTCCAAAGGTTTACGAATTTGAGCCATTATTCTTGAATCTTCACACTGAGGAACTGGGAACATTGCCCTGTCGGGACATGTATGGGAGAGGTCCCTCTTGCTTTGGGCGCCCAGAGGGTGCTGTTCTGTAATTGGTTGTGCCTGGTCTCTGGTGGGACTCAGCTGCTTAAGAACCCACGTGCCAGTGcacaatccctgggtcgggaagatcccctggaggagggcacggcaacccattccagtattcttgcctggagaatcccatggacaggggagcctggcgggctacagtccatggggtcacaaagagtcggacacgactgaagcgacttagcacggtCTGTGGGTCACCCTCCCCGCCCAGATGGCAGAGGAGCAGTGAGAGGAACCCTCTGGGTCCTGAGTCTGGCACTTCTTTCAGATTTTGGAGGAAACATCAATGTGGAGACCATCAGTGCCTTTATCGACGGTGGAGGCAGTGTCTTGGTGGCTGCCAGCTCAGACATCGGTGAGTCTGGCCCGGGAGCTTGTGGCGTCTCCCACCGTTTCTCCAGGGAGCTGGGAGCTTTACACCTGGAAACTGCCAAGTGGGCATTCgcggcagggaggtgggggagccCCACCAGGGTGGGCAGGCACTGCAGCATCCTCAGTCCCTCCTGTGCTTTCTGTGACCAGAGCCGGGGAGGTGAGGAGCAGGTCCTGTCTAAGAGCTGGGAACcctgtgtttcttttccttcgttttgctttttccttttgtttcttttgctttttttggcgGCTCTCACAAAAAGAAGGCAAGAGGGAAGATTAACAGatttttgtttcctattttggacattttcaAAGATACTTagaagcagggagagaggagTAGGATCCCGAACCCCATGTAGTTAACCACCAGCTGCACCAGTGAGCACCCCCTGGCTActcttgtttccttttctccagggtGGGTAGGTTTTTAAAACCATGTTGGGTGGGGTCTTTGTTGGGTGTTGATGAAGATCAGAGAAACTTTGTAAGTCCAGACTCATCCAGATGAAGTTTGCCCGAGGTAATTACTTTGCTTCAAAGCAAGTTTTTGTGCAGAACCAAGCTTGCTGTGTACTTGCGGAGAGAGGGGgtcaggtggtggtggttttaagTTTAGATCCTGACTCCCGCAGGCAGAACACCATGCTGTTGCCCAGGGGTCGTGGGGGCTGCGCCCGGCTTGGTAGGGCCGCAGGGCCCAGGGGTGACTGGTAGAGTGAGTCGTGGGGATGCTGGCAGCAGGGACACTGCTCGGCCCAGGGCCCCGGCTTCTGGGCTCAGTCAGGAGTCTCTCCGGTCTGTGCAGGCGACCCTCTCCGAGAGCTGGGCAGTGAGTGTGGGATTGAGTTCGACGAGGAGAAAACAGCTGTCATCGACCATCACAACTACGACGTCTCAGACCTTGGCCAGGTAACCAGCTCAGCCTCGAAACCAGGAGAGGCTTGGGAGGGGCCCCCCGGCTGGGGAACCTTCTCCTGATCCGATGTCCCTCTGCTCGGGTAGCACACGCTCATCGTGGCTGACACAGAGAACCTGCTGAAGGCCCCCACCATCGTTGGGAAATCATCTCTGAATCCCATCCTCTTTCGGGGTGTGGGGTAAGTGAGCAGGAAAGGCCGGCAGAAGCCTGGGGGAAGAAAGGGTCACTTTTGTCGGGAGGCTTTCTTTCCCCCGGAGCACGTGGGTGAGATTAAATGTCACACTGAGTCAGATTGCCATCATCACAGCAAGACGAGGGCTCAGGGTTTGGCTTTTAGGAAGTGTGAATTCCTGTAAAGAAGTGACTCCTGGAGGACCCCCGTCCTTTGGGCTCAGTTCTTGGGGGTCAGAATTGGGCgattctcctttcctcctccaggatggtGGCTGACCCTGACAATCCTTTGGTGCTGGACATCCTGACAGGCTCTTCCACCTCCTACTCCTTCTTCCCAGATAAACCCATCACCCAGGTGAGGGCCTTTGCAGCCTCGAGGCCTCCAGCTCCTGGGCCTGGGCAGCGCTTTTTATCCGAAAGTGTGCAGCAAGCGGGAGAGCCTCTTGGCGGAGGCAGTGGGATGAGGAATGGGTGGGCGGGGGCGAGGGTGGCAGGGGTGTCTCAGCCCTCCTGGCTGATGCCACGTGTTGCCACCAGTACCCACATGCCGTGGGGAAGAACACTCTTCTCGTCGCGGGACTGCAGGCCCGGAACAACGCCCGGGTCATCTTCAGCGGCTCCCTTGACTTCTTCAGCGACGCCTTCTTCAACTCGGCGGTGCAGAAGGCCGCACCCGGCTCCCAGAGGTAGATGCGGGGGCCAGGGGGCGCCGAGGGGTGGGTCTGTGcggacagggaggagggagcctTTTAGCTGAAAGTGTTGGAGGCTGAGTATCTTCAGGTGCTTTTTGGAAGACTTTGTCACTTTATTGCTGCTGTTAGCAATCTAGACTTTTCATGGTAGTAATGACTTATCTGGAGaggttttggtggtggtggtggtgtattcactaagtcgtgtctgactgcaactctgtggactgcagcacaccaggcttccctgtccttcactatctccaggagtttgttcaaactcctgtCACTGATGTTTTGGCAGTTGTGCACTTACCGTGTAGCTGACACCCAGAGCAGCGTGTCACGCCTGTCATCCTTTCCTGTGTTCCCCTCAAGCAGGATCCCAGATGTGTGTGGCCTTCAGGCAGGGCCTGGCTGGGTGTGGTCTGTCTGGTGCCTGGTGACTGGTTTACCAGGCACCGCTGGAAGCGAGTCGGTCCCCGGCTGCAGCCTCTCCGTTTCTCCTTCTGCAGGTATTCCCAGACTGGCAACTACGAGCTGGCTGTGGCCCTTTCCCGCTGGGTGTTCAAGGAGGAGGGGGTCCTCCGGGTGGGGCCCGTGTCCCATCATCGGGTGGGTGAGACAGCGCCACCCAACGCCTACACCGTCACTGACCTAGTGGTAAGAGCCTGGCGCTGGAGGGGCCCTGGGTTTGGGCCAAGTTGATTCTGCTCAAAAGCACTTAATACTTCCGTGCTGGGTCTGAAGTGCCTAAAGGAGGCTGAATAAGTTCATCTGCACCCTAAGAAGTCAGCTCAGGTGCAGAGAGCCTGGCATATAAACTCACCCTAACAGGCGGCCTTCTGTGGAGGAGGTGTGCTTTTGCTGTGGGAATGCAGAGCGGGGCATGGGGTTTGCTGGCTTACTCCGGTGGGAGTAGAATTCACGTTGAGTGGGGTCTGGAGAATCAGTCAGGAGAGGCTCACGCGGTGACTGTGGAAGCAGGGCCGCTCAGGCGCGCCAGTGCGCTCAGGGAGGGCACTGTTCGGTGCAGGCTCCCGCGGGCAGGTCAGAGGGCCGGGCCACTGGGGTGCGTCTCcactgtgggggcgggggggcctgCCCGAGTCATGGGAGGATTCAGTGCAGCTGAAGGCGAGGCTGTCCTGCCGGTCACTGGCCACCGGGCTTACCCCAGCTGCTTGTCTCAGGAGTACAGCATCGTCATTGAACAGCTCTCAGATGGCAAGTGGGTCCCCTTTGATGGTGATGACATTCAGCTAGAGTTTGTCCGCATCGATCCTTTTGTGAGGACCTTCTTGAAGAGGAAAGGTAAGCGCAGCTCTTGCGAGAGACAGCTCTGGAAGCCCATCCCTGCCTCGGTCTGGTGCTCGGGCAGCTCACCGATGGCCCGGGAAGCCCCTCCTGGCTGTATGTCTTGGCTCTTCCCCAGGTGGCAAATACAGCGTCCAGTTCAAGTTGCCTGACGTGTACGGTGTGTTCCAGTTCAAAGTGGATTACAACCGGCTAGGCTACACGCACCTGTACTCCTCCACTCAGGTGAGCCCCCTTCCCTGCCTGCCCCTCTCGCCctgcgccccgccccccgcgcggCCAGGGCCCGGCACTGCTGCCGTTCGTTGGCAGGTGTCGGTGCGGCCGCTGCAGCACACGCAGTACGAGCGCTTCATCCCCTCGGCCTACCCCTACTACGCCAGCGCCTTCTCCATGATGCTCGGGCTCTTCATCTTCAGCGTCGTCTTCCTGCAcatgaaggagaaggagaagtcCGACTGAGGGGCTGGCGCCCTGCACTCCTGGGAAGAGGCGGAGGGTTTTCATAGAATTGGTTTTCTTCCGCctttctggtgttttttttttttttttaagccacggACAATGGCACAGCTTTACCTCAGTGGGAGATGGAACATTGAGTACCAAGGGGTGGAGGGTTAGGGCATAATTTGTTTTTCCACCTTGAACGCTAAGTGTATTTTTTCATATGTGACGTCGActctcatttctaaaataaagagaaacatgGCCCTCACATTTCATCTGACCCCTCTTGTACTTTGCTGATGGGGTTTGCTGTTGAGAAATGAAGAGGTATAAAGTAGTAAGTGGCCCTTTTCAGTTTTGCTAAAGTCTGGAAATGACACAGCTGCTGAATGTCAAGGGGAGTAAAGTCGGGTTAATAAAGGCCAGTGGGGACATCACAGAGATGGGAAAGCTAGGGTAACAGCACTTGACGTTAATAGAATTATAGAACTGCTTGGTTGAAAAGAACCCTGCAGCATAGTCACCTTGCTTTAGGCCCTGGTTGTGTTCGTAAAAGCACACGTAAAGTTGTATGATCCCGTCTCAACTATCATTGTCTTTACAGTGTGAGGATTACTCTTAAAAGCCAAGTCTTCAGTTTGAGGCACTTACATATTTTGCAGTTGTCAATATGCATTTAATTCATCACAATTCCTGTAAGAAATGCTAGTCAGAAGGGACAATCAGCAAGTTCAGAACACTGCCCTGCTAATCTCCATTTCATTAGTCACCGGCGCTCTGCTGGACTCAGATCAGCGGCTGCACGAGCTCTGCGGCGATGCTTGTCCTCAGCACCCAGGGCTGCTCTGGGACAGATGACTGACTGCAGCGGCTCCCGTCTCGGGCCTCACTCACGTGCTGTTCACTCTGACACCTGACCTGCGTGAACTCTGGCCACAGCACAGGTCTGACCTTCCTCAGCTCAGCCTCACCTAACAGAGCCGCTCGGCCACTGACTTTTTCAGAGGTCGAGGAGGACAGGACTCTGGTCAGTGGTTTATGCCTGAGCAGCCTCTCGCCTGGAGAGGACAGAGGTCATCCTTTGCATCTGTGTGCCCAGGGCATCACGTGGGCAGCGCTgatgcacaaaggagcctggtgactgGCTAGCATTTCTCTTGAGGGTTAGGCCCTTTGCGGTCAGTTAGACGGGGGGTTGGCAAACTTGGTCTGTGGGCCGGTCTGGCTTGCTGCCTGATTTTTGCAGGCCTGCAAGCTAAAAAATGGTTTTTACCTTTTAAGTGgttgaaaaaattaagaatatgtaGTGACACACAAAATTCCAAATCTCAGGGTCCCTAAGTGAAGCTGAACTTGTTCACACATTGAAGGCTGTCTTTGAGCCACGATGGCAGAGCTGAGTAGCTGCGAAAGCCTGAGCACTAGCCCTCGACAGAACAAGTTTGCTGACCTCTATTGAGAGCAGTGTCTTCATTTCACAGGTAAGAGAACTTGGACGATGCATCAGAATCACACAGCTAGGcaaaatcacacagctagagCGAGTTAGTGATTAGACCGTGACCTCGAGCTGCTCCTTCCAGCTCCCAAACCTGAGGCCTTCTCTTTGCTGACTCGCCCTCCCCGTGCCATCTTGCCTTCTGACTCCCCCGTCCCCTCACCTAGGAGGCACTTGCTCAGCATTCACAGACCATCATGACACAGATACTGGAAAGTTCTTTTAGTAATTCAGCTACAGCAGCTGTCTCGGGGCCGCCCTCCAGGAGTCGAGGAGGAGGGCCGCCTGGCTCAGCGCTTCATACTCCAGGTTGGCCAGAAACAGCATCTTCATTTTCGTTTCCACACAGTTCTCCGTCAGCCTGTTGGCCAGCAGAGTGGCGGCCGATTGTTGGAGGAGCCAGCCAATCATCTCATCTGGTTTCAGGTTCTTCGGGGCAAGCGTGTGTTCACCCCAGAGGCTTAAGTGAAGCACGTTAGCAGCCACTCGGGCGGATGGCCTCTGCAACAGGAAGGGGAGCCGGAGCTGAGAGCACCTGTGATGGTCTTCACCCACAGCCCGCTTTCAGTGCAGCCTGTTTCACGGTCTTCCCTTCTCTGGCCCTGAGCATGCTCTTCACCCTCCCTCCTGCAGTACTCTGCACACACACTGGCCGATTCTACCCACGCCCCAGGCTTTCCCATGGGTACGAATTTGGGGTGTGGTGGGGTATGGGTAGAGGACATTGTTGGAATAGCCTCCCCATCCTGGGCCTTTTTATTAAGGTTTCTTTCGCCATGCAGCATGGCATATGtgatcttagttgcccaaccagggatcgaacctgtgtcccctgcattggaatctTGGGAGGCCACCACTGGACTGTCTAGGGTGAGGGGAGTTGTCCTAACTTCATGACGGCAGCGCACACATGTGACAGCCTGCTGCCCATGGTGAGGGGCAAGCGGTAGGGCGGGACTGTGAGCCCTGGTTTGCCCATGCTTTTCCACTCCACATGCCACCCGCACTGGCCCCGCCACTCCTTTTAAGGTTTCAAATATGTTAGCCTTTGGAGTAATTTCAAAATGTCCAGATCTCTTAGGAGAGTTCATCCTATCTGTTTGGTTAGATCTCAGCTGATTCTGTATCTTCATTAAACATATCTTAAAACTGCATCTGTTTCCCTCTGAGTAACTTTAAGCGACTAAAGCCAAGAGGAGTTGACTGCTGGAGTCCTGACTCCAAACTTGGTGGCCAGCTCCCCTGCTCCTATCTATATTCCAGCCTGTTGTGTGTTCTGTATGTGGCCATCACCTCTGTAAGATAGAGGAGCCGTTTTTCACTCCAGtgcctgcccagccctgcccagccctgccctttaCTCCAGAACACGACCTGAGGTTCCTTCCCATCCACACGCCCCCTGTAAGCCTGAACTGCCTCACCTTGCAGGCCTCCCGCTGCAGCAGCGACCTCACCAGGCACCTCACGTCCCACGGCACCCACTCAGGCAGTGCTGGCAGCTGAGCCTCCTGGTAACTGCGGCTTTCAAGGTGGGCCCTGCCCTGGCCGTAAAAGGGATTGGGGAGCCCAAAGATTTCATAGGCGAGTGCGCCCACCGCCCAGGCATCCGCCTTGCTGTAGTCGATCACTGCCCGGGGGCCAGGGCAGGCCGTGGACACCTGCTCGGAAAGCAACAAGTGAACAGTCACGCTGCTGGCACTTGAAACCTGTTTGTGCTCCTGCACGGCCCCCGATTCATGCACTAGTCTGGACTCTGTCCCAAGGAACCCAGAACTGGAACGAGCTGTAGCTCAGATCCAAGCCAGTGTGCTCAGGCTGGCAAAACGCATCTCTCCTGGGACATCAGTTCCAGGcggagaggcagggaggggactTCTGATAAATTACGGGTCAGAAAAGATGAAAGTGTTGAGTAACCAGGGAGGAGACCTGGTGGGAGAGGCTCTGCTGGTGGCACGTGACATGCTCAGTGGGACTCACCTCAGGAGCCATCAGGCAGCCATTTCCACCGCGGTCCACGTACCAGCTGGTGAAAGGCAACTGCAGGCCGACGCGCTCATCAGCCAAGCAGCAGCCAAAGTCTGTGATCACCAACCAGGGACAGCCGTCTGTGGGGAGACATGCAGACATGAGAGGccgtctcctctcctccctgcacCTCGAGGCCCTCTGATAACTCCACTAAAGTCACCCTCAGGACACGCTGACCCAGGAACAGACTACtgcacagctgcactcatctcacatgctagcaacgtaatgccaaaattctccaagccaggctccaataGCAAGTGAACTGAGAAcccccagatgttcaagctggatttagaaaaggcagaggaaccagagatcaaactgccaacatctgttggatcatcaagaaagcaagaggattccagaaaaaaatctacttctgcttcactgactacactaaagcctttgactgtgtggatcacaacaaactgtggaaaattcttcaagagatgggaataccagaccacctgacctgcctcctgagaaacctgtatgcaggtcaagaagcaacagcgagaaccagacatggaacaacagagtgattcaaaattgggagaggagtacatcaaggctatatattatcaccctgcttatttaatttatgtgcggagtacatcatgcgaaatgccaagctggatgaagcacaagctggaatcaagattgttggaagaaatatcaataacctcagatatgcagatgacaccacccttatggcagaaagtgaagaagaactaaagagcctcttaatgaaggaaGAGAGTGCAAAAGctaccttaaaactcaacattcagaactaagatcatggc carries:
- the DDOST gene encoding dolichyl-diphosphooligosaccharide--protein glycosyltransferase 48 kDa subunit; amino-acid sequence: MRGSGDPESLPGHTPRQRALIGRPRKGHFRCPGAWFLWSRKMAPRAARVWSGWWLLLLTLLGLAGASGPRTLVLLDNLNLRETHSLFFRSLKDRGFVLTFKTADDPSLSLIKYGEFLYDNLIIFSPSVEDFGGNINVETISAFIDGGGSVLVAASSDIGDPLRELGSECGIEFDEEKTAVIDHHNYDVSDLGQHTLIVADTENLLKAPTIVGKSSLNPILFRGVGMVADPDNPLVLDILTGSSTSYSFFPDKPITQYPHAVGKNTLLVAGLQARNNARVIFSGSLDFFSDAFFNSAVQKAAPGSQRYSQTGNYELAVALSRWVFKEEGVLRVGPVSHHRVGETAPPNAYTVTDLVEYSIVIEQLSDGKWVPFDGDDIQLEFVRIDPFVRTFLKRKGGKYSVQFKLPDVYGVFQFKVDYNRLGYTHLYSSTQVSVRPLQHTQYERFIPSAYPYYASAFSMMLGLFIFSVVFLHMKEKEKSD